From a region of the Notolabrus celidotus isolate fNotCel1 chromosome 14, fNotCel1.pri, whole genome shotgun sequence genome:
- the ppm1na gene encoding protein phosphatase, Mg2+/Mn2+ dependent, 1Na (putative) — MRTARRASNVEVPSFLRQLVKETERVVTFFFKGGPRETENGEEDGFDEDNSMPSPYLDRPILEKHVSEGGSQSGLNYAVASMQGWRAQMEDAHACMPQLRGELSDWGYFAVFDGHAGTTVAQYCSRNLLDHILATGVVKASADPDQVKEGIRESFLDIDTHMHKLARQDNWDRSGSTAAAVMISSSHIYFINCGDSRTLLCRNGQVVFYTEDHKPFNPREKERIQNAGGSVTLQRVNGSLAVSRALGDFDFKEVDWRPQTEQLVSPEPEVYELERTPEDEFLILACDGVWDAIGNEELCAFVRSRLQVCDDLREICTQVIDLCLYKGSLDNISIIIVCLPGCPQVSQEALQQEAKLEQQIDLKVEEIIQAMRSRDEDPDLLYVIKNLAAEEMPGLPPGGGITSKRDCIISAYQKHVMALRSQEPMDIEGSSEESN, encoded by the exons ATGAGGACAGCAAGACGTGCCAGCAATGTGGAGGTGCCATCCTTCCTCCGTCAGCTGGTCAAAGAGACTGAGAGGGTGGTCACCTTCTTCTTCAAAGGGGGACCCAGGGAAACGGAAAACGGGGAGGAGGACGGCTTTGATGAGGACAACTCCATGCCTAGCCCGTACCTGGACCGCCCCATCTTGGAGAAGCATGTGTCAGAAGGGGGGTCCCAATCGGGGTTGAACTATGCTGTGGCAAGCATGCAGGGCTGGAGGGCTCAGATGGAGGATGCCCACGCCTGCATGCCCCAGCTGAGAGGAGAGCTGTCAGATTGGGGGTACTTTGCTGTTTTTGATGGACATGCAGGGACCACTGTGGCACAGTACTGCTCCAGAAACCTCCTGGATCACATCTTGGCAACAG GTGTGGTCAAAGCCAGCGCGGACCCCGATCAGGTGAAGGAGGGTATCCGTGAAAGCTTCTTGGACATTGATACCCACATGCACAAACTAGCTCGCCAGGACAACTGGGACCGCAGTGGCTCCACCGCGGCAGCTGTCATGATCTCGTCCAGTCACATTTACTTTATCAACTGTGGGGACTCTCGTACCTTGCTCTGCCGTAACGGCCAGGTGGTCTTCTACACTGAGGACCACAAGCCATTCAACCCCAGAGAAAAGGAGCGCATCCAGAACGCTGGAGGCTCTGTGACCCTGCAGAGAGTCAACGGCTCGCTGGCGGTTTCCAGAGCATTGGGGGACTTTGACTTTAAGGAGGTCGACTGGAGGCCTCAGACAGAGCAGCTGGTGTCCCCAGAGCCGGAGGTGTACGAGCTGGAGAGGACGCCTGAAGACGAGTTCCTCATTCTCGCATGTGATGGTGTTTGGGATGCCATCGGTAATGAGGAACTGTGTGCTTTTGTGCGGAGTCGCCTGCAGGTGTGTGATGACCTGAGAGAGATCTGCACCCAGGTCATCGACCTCTGTCTCTATAAG GGCAGCTTGGAtaacatcagcatcatcattGTCTGCCTTCCTGGCTGCCCCCAGGTGTCACAAGAGGCACTGCAGCAGGAGGCCAAGTTAGAACAACAGATTGATTTGAAAGTGGAAG AGATTATCCAGGCGATGAGGTCCAGAGATGAAGACCCAGATCTTTTGTATGTGATCAAAAATTTGGCTGCAGAAGAGATGCCAGGGCTGCCACCAGGGGGAGGCATCACCAGCAA gCGAGACTGTATCATCTCTGCGTATCAGAAACACGTCATGGCTCTCAGATCTCAGGAGCCCATG